A stretch of the Amycolatopsis sp. BJA-103 genome encodes the following:
- a CDS encoding DUF998 domain-containing protein — MTIAATRTHLAVPARALLACGAVSGPLYFLTSLAQAAVRDGFDLTKHPASMLSNGDAGWIQVTNFLVTGVLVIAGAIGLSRTLEPGRGSVWGPRLLGVFGVSLLFAAVFKADAGNGFPAGTGPATLGTAGVLHMAAGSVGFLSLIVATFVFASRFSREGHRGWAVYSRATGIAFFASFAGISSGNANAVVMLAFWATVMLAWGWVTAVTIRTAR, encoded by the coding sequence ATGACCATCGCCGCCACCCGCACCCACCTCGCCGTTCCGGCCCGCGCCCTGCTCGCCTGCGGCGCGGTCTCGGGCCCGCTGTACTTCCTGACCTCGCTCGCCCAGGCCGCGGTCCGCGACGGCTTCGACCTGACGAAGCATCCGGCGAGCATGCTGAGCAACGGCGACGCCGGCTGGATCCAGGTGACGAACTTCCTGGTCACCGGCGTCCTGGTGATCGCCGGAGCGATCGGGCTCAGCCGGACGCTGGAACCCGGCAGAGGCAGCGTCTGGGGTCCACGACTGCTGGGCGTCTTCGGTGTCAGCCTGCTGTTCGCCGCGGTCTTCAAGGCCGACGCGGGCAATGGCTTCCCCGCCGGCACCGGCCCGGCCACCCTCGGCACCGCGGGCGTCCTGCACATGGCCGCGGGCTCGGTCGGCTTCCTCTCGCTGATCGTCGCGACCTTCGTGTTCGCGAGCCGTTTCTCCCGTGAGGGCCACCGAGGTTGGGCCGTCTACTCCCGTGCCACCGGCATCGCGTTCTTCGCCTCGTTCGCCGGGATCAGCTCCGGCAACGCGAACGCCGTCGTGATGCTCGCCTTCTGGGCCACCGTGATGCTGGCCTGGGGCTGGGTCACCGCCGTCACCATCCGCACCGCCCGCTAG
- a CDS encoding O-acetyl-ADP-ribose deacetylase, translating to MRIELVEGDITEQQVDVVVNAANSSLLGGGGVDGAIHRRGGPEILAECRALRAGHYGKGLKTGEAVATTAGRLPARWVVHTVGPVWSDSEDRSPLLAACHRNSLHVAADLGAHTVAFPAISTGIYRWPVESAAEIALETVLSTLAAGTGSVEVVRFVLFGKASYDVFREQADALGVADS from the coding sequence ATGAGGATCGAACTGGTCGAAGGCGACATCACCGAACAGCAGGTCGACGTCGTGGTGAACGCCGCGAACTCGTCCCTGCTCGGCGGAGGCGGGGTGGACGGCGCGATCCACCGCCGCGGCGGACCGGAGATCCTCGCCGAATGCCGGGCCCTGCGCGCGGGGCACTACGGCAAGGGACTGAAGACCGGAGAGGCGGTCGCCACCACGGCGGGCCGCCTTCCGGCGCGCTGGGTGGTGCACACCGTCGGACCGGTGTGGTCCGACTCCGAAGACCGCTCGCCGCTGCTGGCGGCCTGCCACCGCAACTCGCTGCACGTGGCCGCGGACCTCGGCGCGCACACTGTCGCGTTCCCCGCGATCTCGACCGGGATCTACCGGTGGCCGGTGGAATCCGCCGCGGAGATCGCCCTGGAGACCGTGCTGAGCACGCTCGCGGCCGGGACCGGTTCCGTCGAGGTGGTGCGGTTCGTGCTGTTCGGGAAGGCGAGCTACGACGTGTTCCGGGAGCAGGCGGACGCGCTGGGGGTGGCGGACTCGTGA
- a CDS encoding cold-shock protein has translation MPQGTVRWFDAERGFGFLAPEDGSPDVFVHASEIVGDGGAKVLREGQVVVFEVGENDHGPQALRVRVTADAATGSAVGLLGTVNWYEPGKGYGFASPDGGGADIFVHSSAIVTGGVVTEGQRVAFLIVEGERGPQAGHVIPLGAGAGSPAAAGIADGADGTVAWYDEDKGFGFINPDSGAGDVFVHARALAEGLTWLAEGDRVAYEVASGDKGPQARDVHLVRGTEPQTAPQRSAPQRSAPQRTAPAAASGPAARDVPARGGEGVVARYDGERGFGFITPDAGGDDLFAHVSVIMGSEPLQKGDRVRYAVRQSDRGPQADRIERL, from the coding sequence ATGCCGCAAGGGACCGTCCGCTGGTTCGACGCCGAACGGGGTTTCGGCTTCCTCGCGCCCGAGGACGGCTCGCCGGACGTGTTCGTGCACGCCTCCGAGATCGTCGGGGACGGCGGCGCGAAAGTGCTCCGCGAGGGTCAGGTCGTCGTGTTCGAGGTCGGCGAGAACGACCACGGGCCCCAGGCGCTGCGCGTTCGCGTCACCGCCGATGCGGCCACCGGCAGCGCCGTGGGCCTGCTCGGCACCGTCAACTGGTACGAGCCGGGCAAGGGGTACGGCTTCGCGTCGCCGGACGGCGGCGGCGCCGACATCTTCGTGCACAGCTCCGCCATCGTGACCGGCGGCGTGGTCACCGAGGGGCAGCGGGTGGCCTTCCTGATCGTCGAAGGCGAGCGCGGCCCGCAGGCCGGGCACGTGATCCCGCTGGGAGCAGGGGCCGGCTCACCCGCTGCGGCTGGTATCGCCGACGGTGCCGACGGCACGGTGGCCTGGTACGACGAGGACAAGGGCTTCGGCTTCATCAACCCCGACTCCGGCGCCGGGGACGTCTTCGTTCACGCCCGGGCCCTGGCCGAGGGGCTGACGTGGCTCGCGGAGGGCGACCGCGTCGCCTACGAGGTGGCTAGTGGAGACAAGGGCCCGCAGGCCCGCGACGTGCACCTGGTCCGGGGCACCGAGCCCCAGACGGCGCCGCAGCGGTCGGCGCCGCAGCGGTCGGCGCCGCAGCGGACGGCACCTGCCGCGGCCTCAGGGCCGGCGGCGCGGGACGTGCCCGCAAGAGGCGGCGAGGGCGTCGTCGCGCGCTACGACGGCGAACGCGGCTTCGGCTTCATCACCCCGGACGCAGGCGGCGACGATCTCTTCGCCCACGTGTCCGTGATCATGGGGTCGGAGCCGCTGCAGAAGGGTGACCGGGTCCGGTACGCGGTGCGTCAGAGCGACCGGGGCCCGCAGGCCGACCGCATCGAACGCCTCTGA
- a CDS encoding alpha/beta fold hydrolase: MSTVTSQDGTTIAYTRTGSGPAVILVDGAMCHREFGPAKPLAAELAPHFTVYTYDRRGRGESGDTEPFSVAREVEDIAALIEEAGGSAHVYGISSGAALALEAAKTGLPITKLAVYEFPLVVDDTRPPVPADYTERLETAISTGRPGTAIKTFMREGVRVPAPVVFMMQFMPAWPKLKKVAPTLRYDAALFDGLHDGTPLPEGRWASVSVPTLVMDGGKSPAWIRNGVAALAKAVPGAEHRTIEGQTHMLKPKAVAPVLIGYFNG, from the coding sequence ATGAGCACCGTGACCTCGCAAGACGGCACCACCATCGCCTACACCCGCACCGGCTCCGGCCCGGCCGTCATCCTGGTCGACGGCGCGATGTGCCACCGCGAATTCGGTCCGGCCAAACCGCTGGCCGCCGAACTGGCCCCGCACTTCACCGTCTACACCTACGACCGCCGCGGTCGCGGCGAGAGCGGCGACACCGAGCCGTTCTCCGTCGCCCGCGAAGTCGAGGACATCGCGGCGCTGATCGAGGAAGCGGGCGGGAGCGCCCACGTCTACGGGATCTCGTCCGGAGCCGCGCTCGCCCTCGAAGCCGCGAAAACCGGGCTCCCGATCACGAAACTGGCGGTCTACGAATTCCCGCTGGTCGTCGACGACACGCGTCCGCCGGTCCCGGCCGACTACACCGAACGGCTGGAGACGGCCATCTCCACCGGACGGCCCGGCACCGCGATCAAGACCTTCATGCGCGAAGGTGTCCGCGTCCCGGCTCCGGTCGTGTTCATGATGCAGTTCATGCCCGCCTGGCCGAAGCTGAAGAAGGTCGCGCCGACCCTGCGCTACGACGCCGCGCTGTTCGACGGCCTGCACGACGGCACCCCGCTGCCCGAGGGCCGCTGGGCGAGCGTCTCCGTGCCGACGCTGGTCATGGACGGTGGCAAAAGCCCCGCGTGGATCCGCAACGGTGTCGCCGCGCTGGCGAAGGCGGTCCCCGGTGCCGAACACCGCACGATCGAGGGCCAGACGCATATGCTCAAGCCGAAGGCGGTGGCCCCGGTGCTGATCGGGTACTTCAACGGCTGA
- a CDS encoding nitroreductase family deazaflavin-dependent oxidoreductase encodes MPSDFALKTMNAVHRVIQKASGGRAGWQVAGMTVLELTTIGRKSGQPRTVLLTSPLREGDAYVIVASRGGDDQHPAWFLNLRDNPDVQVTLKGETAQPMVASVADSELRARLWPKITADYKNYAQYQTKTEREIPVVLLAPKA; translated from the coding sequence ATGCCCAGTGATTTCGCCTTGAAGACCATGAACGCCGTCCATCGCGTCATCCAGAAGGCCAGCGGCGGCCGCGCCGGCTGGCAGGTCGCCGGGATGACCGTCCTGGAGCTGACCACCATCGGCCGCAAGTCCGGTCAGCCGCGCACCGTCCTGCTGACCTCGCCGCTGCGCGAGGGCGACGCGTACGTCATCGTCGCCTCCCGCGGTGGCGACGACCAGCACCCGGCGTGGTTCCTCAACCTCCGCGACAACCCCGACGTCCAGGTCACCTTGAAGGGTGAGACCGCGCAGCCGATGGTCGCGAGCGTCGCCGACAGCGAGCTGCGCGCCCGTCTGTGGCCGAAGATCACGGCGGACTACAAGAACTACGCGCAGTACCAGACCAAGACCGAGCGCGAGATCCCCGTGGTCCTGCTGGCACCCAAGGCGTAA
- a CDS encoding ATP-binding cassette domain-containing protein, whose protein sequence is MPSAADSHDMIQVRGARENNLADVSVDIPKRRLTVFTGVSGSGKSSLVFGTIAAESQRLINETYTAFIQSFMAPVGRPDVDALRNLSAAIVVDQERMGANSRSTVGTATDAHTMLRIVFSRLGRPHVGTSGAFSFNLPEGMCPDCEGLGKVSTIDVDQLVDKELSLDEGAITVPNFAPGSWYWKGLAEAGFVDPAVKLKDYTPQQWEDFMHKPATKMKLGGMNTTYEGLLVKVQRLFLAKDKEATQPHIRSFVDRAITFQRCPACEGARLNQAALSSKIDGLNIADCSSMQINDLADFVRKLDDPSVGPLMETLRGTLDSLVEIGLGYLSLDRESGTLSGGEAQRVKMVRHLGSSLTDVTYVFDEPTVGLHPHDIQRMNGLLLLLKDKGNTVLVVEHKPETIEIADHVVDLGPGAGPNGGQICFTGDVAGLRASGTLTGRHLDHRARLRDEVRVPTGQLEIRNATRHNLRGVDVDIPLGVLTVVTGVAGSGKSSLIHGSLSTRDDVVVLDQSAIRGSRRSNPATYTGLLDPIRTAFAKANGVKAALFSANSEGACPKCKGIGLIYTDLAMMAGVATVCEECEGKRFTAEVLTYKLRGKDISEVLAMPVAEAREFFTSGQARTILDRLSDVGLGYLGLGQPLTTLSGGERQRIKLAIRMAEKSATYVLDEPTTGLHLADVDQLLGLLDRLVDDGNTVVVIEHHQAVMAHADWIVDLGPGAGVDGGEVVFTGTPSELVTSGDTLTAQHLRAYVGR, encoded by the coding sequence ATGCCTTCGGCCGCCGACAGCCACGACATGATCCAGGTGCGCGGAGCCAGAGAGAACAACCTCGCCGACGTCTCGGTCGACATCCCCAAACGCCGCCTCACCGTCTTCACCGGTGTTTCCGGCTCGGGGAAGTCGTCCTTGGTGTTCGGCACCATCGCCGCGGAATCGCAACGGCTGATCAACGAGACCTACACCGCGTTCATCCAGTCCTTCATGGCCCCGGTCGGACGGCCGGACGTGGACGCGCTGCGGAACCTGAGCGCCGCGATCGTCGTCGACCAGGAGCGGATGGGGGCCAACTCCCGCTCCACGGTCGGCACCGCGACCGACGCGCACACGATGCTGCGGATCGTCTTCAGCAGGCTGGGCCGGCCGCACGTCGGGACGTCGGGCGCCTTCAGCTTCAACCTTCCCGAGGGGATGTGCCCCGACTGCGAGGGGCTGGGGAAGGTCTCCACCATCGACGTCGACCAGCTCGTCGACAAAGAGCTTTCACTCGACGAAGGGGCGATCACCGTCCCGAACTTCGCGCCGGGGTCCTGGTACTGGAAGGGACTGGCTGAGGCGGGGTTCGTCGATCCGGCGGTCAAGCTGAAGGACTACACGCCCCAGCAGTGGGAAGACTTCATGCACAAACCCGCCACCAAGATGAAGCTCGGCGGGATGAACACCACCTACGAAGGCCTGCTGGTGAAGGTCCAGCGGCTGTTCCTGGCGAAGGACAAGGAGGCGACGCAGCCGCACATCCGGTCTTTCGTGGACCGCGCGATCACCTTCCAGCGCTGCCCGGCGTGTGAAGGCGCCCGGCTCAACCAGGCGGCGCTGTCGTCGAAGATCGACGGCCTGAACATCGCCGACTGCTCGTCGATGCAGATCAACGACCTGGCCGATTTCGTCCGCAAACTCGACGATCCGTCGGTCGGCCCGTTGATGGAGACCCTGCGCGGCACCCTCGACTCGCTCGTGGAGATCGGCCTCGGCTATCTGAGCCTCGACCGCGAATCCGGGACGCTGTCGGGCGGCGAGGCGCAGCGCGTGAAAATGGTGCGGCACCTGGGTTCGAGCCTCACCGACGTCACCTACGTCTTCGACGAGCCGACCGTCGGGCTGCACCCGCACGACATCCAGCGCATGAACGGCCTGCTGCTCCTGTTGAAGGACAAGGGGAACACGGTGCTCGTCGTCGAGCACAAACCGGAGACGATCGAGATCGCCGACCACGTCGTCGACCTCGGACCGGGCGCCGGGCCGAACGGCGGGCAGATCTGCTTCACCGGCGACGTCGCCGGACTCCGCGCGTCCGGCACGCTCACCGGACGGCACCTCGACCACCGGGCACGGCTGCGGGACGAGGTCCGCGTGCCCACCGGGCAGCTCGAGATCCGGAACGCGACGCGGCACAACCTGCGCGGTGTCGACGTCGACATCCCGCTGGGGGTGCTGACCGTGGTCACCGGGGTCGCCGGTTCGGGCAAGAGCTCGCTCATCCACGGCTCACTGTCCACAAGGGACGACGTGGTGGTGCTCGACCAGTCGGCCATCCGCGGCTCGCGGCGGAGCAACCCGGCGACCTACACCGGTCTGCTCGACCCGATCCGCACCGCGTTCGCCAAGGCCAACGGCGTCAAGGCGGCCCTGTTCAGCGCAAACTCCGAGGGCGCTTGCCCGAAGTGCAAGGGCATCGGGCTGATCTACACCGATCTGGCGATGATGGCCGGGGTCGCGACGGTCTGCGAAGAGTGCGAGGGCAAGCGGTTCACCGCCGAGGTGCTGACCTACAAGCTGCGGGGCAAGGACATCAGCGAGGTCCTCGCGATGCCGGTCGCCGAGGCGCGCGAGTTCTTCACCTCGGGGCAGGCGCGGACGATCCTGGACCGGCTCTCCGACGTCGGCCTGGGTTACCTCGGGCTCGGGCAGCCGCTCACCACGCTCTCCGGCGGGGAGCGTCAGCGGATCAAACTGGCCATCCGGATGGCGGAGAAGTCGGCGACCTACGTCCTCGACGAGCCGACCACCGGGCTGCACCTCGCCGACGTCGACCAGTTGCTGGGGCTGCTCGACCGGCTCGTCGACGACGGGAACACGGTGGTGGTCATCGAGCATCACCAGGCCGTGATGGCGCACGCCGACTGGATCGTCGACCTCGGACCGGGCGCGGGGGTGGACGGGGGCGAGGTCGTCTTCACCGGGACTCCTTCGGAGCTGGTCACCTCCGGTGACACGCTCACGGCACAGCACTTGCGCGCTTACGTGGGGCGCTAG
- a CDS encoding TetR/AcrR family transcriptional regulator C-terminal domain-containing protein, whose amino-acid sequence MVVYAAQGDPRRSMALLWRTESPDVERPGPKPGLSVELIVETAVAIADAEGMTGLSMRAVGDKLGRTAMALYTYVPSKSELLDLMYDKALAELSVSYDGEGWRADATRWAEDLWGFYLRHPWVLQVSQARPVLGPNEYVVLEALVKILRRTGLSPVVLRRLISALYSCVREPARTASESRLAEKATGQSDDEWWYERSAHLKEVSPDFAERFPTLTWLEGEHAFRMEDETVSYLEQEAREAFELSLTVLLDGIEVAMKAE is encoded by the coding sequence GTGGTCGTCTACGCGGCTCAGGGGGATCCTCGACGGTCGATGGCCCTGCTGTGGCGGACGGAGTCGCCGGACGTCGAGCGTCCCGGCCCCAAGCCGGGACTTTCGGTGGAGCTGATCGTCGAGACCGCCGTCGCGATCGCGGACGCCGAGGGCATGACCGGCCTTTCGATGCGTGCCGTCGGGGACAAGCTCGGCCGTACGGCCATGGCGCTCTACACCTATGTCCCGAGCAAGAGCGAACTACTCGATCTCATGTACGACAAGGCGCTCGCCGAGCTTTCGGTCTCCTACGACGGCGAAGGCTGGCGAGCCGACGCCACGCGCTGGGCCGAGGACCTCTGGGGCTTCTACCTGCGGCACCCCTGGGTCCTGCAGGTCTCGCAGGCGCGGCCGGTGCTGGGCCCGAACGAGTACGTCGTACTGGAGGCGCTCGTGAAGATCCTGCGCCGCACCGGGCTGTCCCCGGTGGTGCTGCGACGGCTGATCAGCGCGTTGTACTCATGCGTGCGCGAGCCCGCGAGGACGGCTTCGGAGTCGCGGCTGGCCGAGAAGGCGACGGGCCAGTCCGACGACGAATGGTGGTACGAGCGGTCCGCGCACCTGAAGGAGGTTTCGCCGGACTTCGCCGAGCGTTTTCCGACGCTGACCTGGCTGGAGGGCGAGCACGCGTTCCGCATGGAGGACGAGACGGTGTCCTATCTGGAGCAAGAGGCGAGGGAAGCCTTCGAGCTGTCGCTGACCGTTCTCCTGGACGGGATCGAAGTCGCGATGAAAGCGGAGTAG
- a CDS encoding response regulator: protein MTISVFLLDDHELVRTGLKTVFEAEDDLTVVGEASTAAEALVRIPVVKPQVAVLDVRLPDGGGISVCREIRASVEPPPACLMLTSYSDDDALFGAIMAGAAGYMLKQVSGGALVKAVRTVAAGGSLLDSTLTASVMNRLRGETDDHPDPRYEQLSPQERRVLDHIADGLTNRQIAEKLFLAEKTVKNYVSSLLHKLGFERRTAAAVYATQRRKPSS from the coding sequence ATGACGATTTCGGTATTCCTGCTGGACGATCACGAACTCGTCCGCACCGGGCTGAAGACCGTCTTCGAAGCGGAAGACGATCTCACCGTGGTGGGAGAGGCGTCCACGGCCGCCGAAGCACTCGTGCGGATCCCCGTCGTCAAACCGCAGGTCGCGGTGCTCGACGTCCGGCTGCCGGACGGCGGCGGGATCAGTGTCTGCCGCGAGATCCGGGCGTCCGTCGAACCGCCGCCCGCCTGCCTGATGCTGACGTCGTACTCGGACGACGACGCGTTGTTCGGCGCGATCATGGCGGGCGCGGCCGGGTACATGCTCAAGCAGGTGTCCGGCGGTGCGCTCGTCAAGGCCGTCCGCACGGTCGCGGCGGGCGGATCGCTCCTCGACAGCACGCTGACGGCGTCGGTGATGAACCGCTTGCGCGGCGAGACCGACGATCATCCGGACCCGCGGTACGAACAGCTGAGCCCGCAGGAACGGCGCGTGCTCGACCACATCGCCGACGGGCTGACCAACCGCCAGATCGCCGAAAAGCTGTTCCTGGCGGAGAAGACGGTCAAGAACTACGTGTCCTCGTTGCTGCACAAGCTCGGCTTCGAACGCCGCACCGCCGCCGCCGTCTACGCCACCCAACGCCGCAAGCCGTCCTCTTAG
- a CDS encoding pyridoxamine 5'-phosphate oxidase family protein, with the protein MYDSLGLETLDREQCLSLLAGSGLGRVVFTSRALPAIQPARFALHHGAIVIRTPSQSALFAGVLDSVVAFAVDGFATDLGTGWYVTVLGRASEVRDPIVTAELATLPLGCWTGRTDSRYLRIPVESVTGRRILGVCSNEALSVIDAPGERSGRVCHS; encoded by the coding sequence ATGTACGACTCCTTGGGTCTCGAGACGCTCGACCGCGAGCAGTGCCTGTCACTGCTCGCGGGTTCCGGGCTCGGCCGGGTGGTGTTCACCTCCCGGGCACTGCCGGCGATCCAGCCCGCGCGGTTCGCGCTCCACCACGGTGCGATCGTGATCCGGACGCCGTCACAGAGCGCGTTGTTCGCCGGAGTGCTCGACAGTGTGGTGGCGTTCGCCGTCGACGGGTTCGCCACGGACCTGGGGACCGGTTGGTACGTCACCGTCCTCGGCCGTGCCTCCGAGGTGCGTGACCCGATCGTGACCGCCGAGCTCGCGACCTTGCCGCTGGGCTGCTGGACTGGGCGAACGGACTCCCGGTACCTCCGGATCCCGGTGGAGTCCGTAACCGGACGAAGGATCCTCGGCGTGTGCAGTAACGAAGCACTGTCCGTGATCGACGCACCAGGTGAGCGATCCGGGCGCGTTTGTCATTCCTGA
- a CDS encoding sensor histidine kinase, translating to MTPVRRVSAAGDAKAPRILDAVAGIAQDLSLPDVLRRMVESACELTGAPFGALSVLDSDEFIRFGDAWETPPSEDESRVMPIRMRGRIFGMLYLARKPDGEEFTEAEEDLLVALTAAAGVVIENAALFDQVQRRERWLEASYHVTGALLTDQDLTATLHLIADRARVVAGGTAGAVARPRGDGQLVFEIVEPPGPDADRLAGIVVPTEGTATGMAFTTGKPVVVRDYGEKVVEYQGERGAVMPAVIKDLDSTVAVPLIVGEEKLGVLLVAKFRDKTPFSAYDVQLAETFAAHAALAVEFARAQQDRQRLAVFEDRDRIARDLHDLVIQRLFAIGLGLEGLGRLAAEPSVAERVSTFAHEIDRTIREIRNSIFSLQEPAEAQGSLRSELLRVALDAGCASEPRVGFDGPLDSTVPDTVRSDLIATLREALSNVVRHAEATAVSVDVSVDRDGRWLKLSVVDDGVGMPAEPGHRSGVANLAERAARWNGSFSVEARPEGGTRLDWSVRLPARQGSVG from the coding sequence GTGACGCCAGTGCGGCGGGTGAGTGCGGCGGGTGACGCCAAGGCGCCGAGAATTCTGGACGCGGTGGCCGGGATCGCCCAGGATCTCAGCCTGCCCGACGTCCTGCGGCGCATGGTCGAATCGGCCTGCGAGCTGACCGGTGCGCCGTTCGGCGCGCTGAGCGTGCTCGATTCGGACGAATTCATCCGCTTCGGTGATGCGTGGGAGACCCCGCCGTCCGAAGACGAGTCCCGAGTGATGCCCATCCGCATGCGCGGCCGCATCTTCGGGATGCTGTACCTCGCCCGCAAACCGGACGGTGAAGAGTTCACCGAAGCCGAGGAGGACCTGCTCGTCGCGCTCACCGCGGCGGCCGGTGTGGTGATCGAGAACGCCGCGCTGTTCGACCAGGTGCAGCGGCGCGAACGCTGGCTCGAGGCGTCCTATCACGTCACCGGCGCGCTCCTGACCGACCAGGACCTGACCGCGACCCTGCACCTGATCGCCGATCGCGCCCGCGTCGTCGCCGGTGGCACGGCGGGCGCGGTGGCCCGTCCGCGAGGCGACGGGCAGCTGGTCTTCGAGATCGTCGAGCCGCCGGGGCCGGACGCGGACCGGCTCGCCGGGATCGTCGTGCCGACGGAGGGCACCGCGACCGGGATGGCGTTCACCACCGGCAAACCCGTCGTGGTCCGGGACTACGGCGAAAAGGTGGTCGAGTACCAGGGCGAACGCGGTGCCGTGATGCCCGCGGTGATCAAGGATCTCGATTCCACGGTCGCCGTCCCGCTGATCGTCGGCGAGGAGAAGCTCGGCGTCCTGCTCGTGGCGAAGTTCCGTGACAAGACACCGTTCTCCGCCTACGACGTCCAGCTCGCCGAGACCTTCGCCGCGCACGCCGCGCTCGCGGTCGAATTCGCCCGTGCGCAACAGGACAGGCAGCGGCTCGCCGTCTTCGAGGACCGTGACCGGATCGCCCGCGACCTGCATGATCTGGTGATCCAGCGGCTGTTCGCGATCGGCCTCGGCCTGGAGGGGCTCGGCAGGCTCGCGGCCGAACCCTCCGTCGCCGAACGCGTGAGCACTTTCGCGCACGAGATCGACCGCACGATCCGCGAGATCCGCAACAGCATCTTTTCGTTGCAGGAACCGGCGGAGGCGCAGGGCAGCCTCCGATCGGAACTGTTGCGCGTCGCGCTCGACGCGGGCTGTGCGTCCGAACCCCGGGTCGGGTTCGACGGGCCACTCGATTCGACCGTGCCGGACACGGTCCGCTCGGATCTCATCGCGACCCTGCGCGAGGCACTGTCCAATGTGGTCAGGCACGCGGAGGCGACGGCGGTGTCGGTCGACGTCTCGGTCGACCGTGACGGGCGATGGCTGAAGCTTTCGGTGGTGGACGACGGTGTCGGCATGCCCGCCGAACCCGGCCATCGCAGTGGCGTGGCGAACCTCGCCGAACGCGCGGCCCGCTGGAACGGGTCGTTCAGCGTCGAAGCGAGGCCGGAAGGCGGGACGAGGCTCGACTGGTCGGTGCGGCTGCCGGCCCGACAGGGGAGTGTGGGATGA
- a CDS encoding metallophosphoesterase, with translation MPRILVRVAALIAVLALLFGVPWWTIVGSPELPAALEVLGTIVFAVAALAVPACMILGHGPWQRDVAAKVGDLSLGLIWLLFSLSVLGNVLRLVLSVSGVDSAAGIVSGVVLVAFAALAAYGMVEARRVPRLKELDVVLPRLGAGLDGLRFAIITDTHFGPLNRTKWSEKVVEVVNELDADVVAHAGDLADGSVAKRAQQVAPLGKVRAKLGKFYITGNHEYFGEAQAWLDHMRDLGWEPLHNRHLPVSQGGDTLVFAGIDDPTGAASGLPGHGPDLPAALDGVAASTPVVLLAHQPKQVKQAAEAGIDLQISGHTHGGQIWPFHLLVRLDQPVLAGLSRHGERTQLYTSRGTGFWGPPLRVFAPSEITLLTLRNSK, from the coding sequence ATGCCCCGCATCCTTGTCCGCGTCGCCGCGCTGATCGCCGTTCTCGCCCTCCTGTTCGGAGTGCCGTGGTGGACGATCGTCGGATCCCCCGAACTGCCGGCCGCGCTCGAAGTCCTCGGAACGATCGTGTTCGCCGTCGCCGCGCTGGCCGTGCCCGCGTGCATGATCCTCGGCCACGGCCCGTGGCAACGCGACGTCGCGGCGAAGGTCGGCGACCTCTCCCTCGGGCTGATCTGGCTGCTGTTCTCCTTGTCGGTACTCGGAAACGTGCTGCGGCTCGTGCTGTCGGTGTCCGGAGTGGACAGTGCGGCGGGAATCGTGTCCGGCGTCGTCCTGGTGGCCTTCGCGGCACTGGCGGCGTACGGGATGGTCGAAGCCCGGCGCGTGCCGCGGCTCAAGGAGCTCGACGTCGTCCTCCCCAGGCTCGGCGCCGGGCTCGACGGTCTCCGCTTCGCGATCATCACCGACACCCACTTCGGCCCGCTGAACCGGACGAAGTGGTCGGAGAAGGTCGTCGAGGTGGTGAACGAACTCGACGCCGACGTCGTGGCCCACGCGGGCGACCTCGCCGACGGTTCCGTCGCCAAGCGCGCCCAGCAGGTCGCGCCGCTCGGCAAGGTGCGCGCGAAGCTCGGCAAGTTCTACATCACCGGCAACCACGAGTACTTCGGCGAGGCACAGGCCTGGCTCGACCACATGCGCGACCTCGGCTGGGAACCGCTGCACAACCGGCACCTGCCCGTCTCGCAGGGCGGGGACACGCTCGTCTTCGCCGGGATCGACGACCCGACCGGCGCCGCCTCGGGCCTCCCGGGCCACGGCCCCGACCTCCCCGCCGCGCTCGACGGCGTCGCCGCGAGTACCCCGGTCGTCCTGCTCGCGCACCAGCCGAAGCAGGTCAAGCAGGCCGCCGAGGCGGGGATCGATCTCCAGATCTCCGGGCACACCCACGGCGGCCAGATCTGGCCGTTCCACCTCCTGGTCCGGCTCGACCAGCCCGTTCTTGCCGGGCTTTCGCGCCACGGCGAGCGCACGCAGCTCTACACGAGCCGCGGCACCGGCTTCTGGGGACCACCGTTGCGCGTCTTCGCGCCGAGCGAGATCACCCTCCTGACCTTGCGAAACAGCAAGTAG